The sequence ttttttttttttttttttttttttaatttataaaatctaattattgaaacaaaataaaaatagaataatggtaaaataaaattttttttaacaatttttttatttatttatacatattttttattaacaataaaatattttttttttaaaaaacaaattttaatcttttagaaattaactctctttttttgtatttttttagtggtttatttaatgataatatcaTCAAATGGAATAAATGGTGATTGTTATAGTGATTGTGTTGATGATAATAGAGAATTTTGTAAAACTGAATGGTCAAAATGCGTTGTACTAATGCAAAAATGTAGAGATAATTGTGATGTACAATTAGaaaattagtaataataaaaaaaaaaaataaaaaataaaaatttaaaataaaaaataaaaaaaaataataatgaaacataaaatatttataacaaacataataaatatttaaaaatttttaaaaaaaaaaatttattgttattttacattaaataaaaataaattaataaattttttaaaaatattaaagattttaaaaattattattatttaatcttttttttttataatatctcCAAACAATttacttgtttttttttttttaaattaaatgataccTCAATTATTTACTCATTTGtttgatatattaaaattgaaaagagtgttaattaaaaaaaaaatttccatttttatataaaatggaAAAGTATTAATGTTTAATATATTcttttcatcttttaattttaaaacaaatagaaactatttttttttttttttttttttttttcctaaaaagaataaataaataaattataacaagcttaataataataataaaatttaaaaaaagagtgaaaattaaaataattatttatttatttattaaaaaaagaaggtgtaactatattaatattattacaatttgaaCAAGATAATTGAATTTCATGATTTGAAGTtaatgtatttaaaattggtatcATTGGTTTTGAATAATATAAACCTGTACATTTCTTTTGAGAACAATAAAACTTTGAAATCCAATTATccattgaatcaattgaatttgaatcacCATTACATCTTGGACAAATACAATCAAAGTAATAACCATACTTTAATTCATCTTTTCTATCTTGTATTGGTTGATCTAATTCAATATAAGATATTGTCAATTGGTCACCCTTTTTAATTGgatataatgatttaaatgtcATATTACTACCATCTCTAACATCTGTACAATTTGGTATACAAGAATGATTAAAATAACTACTACTTGGTGATACTGCAACACCAATACACTTATCATTCTTTGTCCAAATTCCAAATTGATTACATCTAGTTTTATGTATAATTGATCtacttttttcattaattttcctaatcatttcaattttatcatcattattaattattgattttgttgttgttgaccctaataatactaaattaaacaattcaCTTATAAATTCAACGATTGAATCAATTCTTTCTTTTGCTGCTGGATTTGATTCTTCTGTAACTTGATTTTCTACTAAATCAAAAACATCATCTAATGTATTTGTTAATtgttcattatcattattattattattgttgttatttaattgttgttcaataaatttattatttaataaaatatcttgaTAATATCTTGATAACAAACCAACGATCATTCTAATTTCTGTAAATGtttcaatatcaaaatttggataaacttttaattttggtgattttaattttttataaaatttacatTCATAATGTTGatgtttattaatattttcatttttacatTGTTCATTACAATACCAAATTTCATTACATTGATTacattttaatgataatttaataactgatggtaattgtttaatacaattaaaacatGATGTTGTTTTTAAAGTTTCTGATGTAACTGCAAAATATGATttacattttaataaatcttctCCAATTTGAATATCACGAGTTGCTATTAAATAACGACCTTCATTCTCTGaactttttaattctaatccattaaaagatttaaacatttaataattaatttattaattttttaatttttttttttttcgatcaGTAAAAACCACAAAACTGtgttttagaaaaaaaaaaataaaaataaaaaaaaataaaaataaaaaaaaataaaaataaaaaaaaaaaaaaaatgtgaaaataaaaataaaaatgtgaaaaaaaaagtggcaTGAAATCgggatttaaattttatgtgagaaaatatgtttttttattttttatttttttttttttttatttaataatttggtttatttaaataaaaatttgaattaacaattaattgatcaTTACAAGTTGAACATGATAATTGAATTTCATGATTATCAATGTTGGTTAATGATTGTagtgataattttaattttgaataatatAAACCTGTACATTTCTTTTGATGgcaataaaattttgaaatccAATTATCTAATGAATCCTCTAATTTACCAGTTGGATCAATATCTGTTGAATTACATCTTGGACATTGACAATGAAAGTAGTAaccaaatttcaaataatctCTACGTCTTTTAGTTGATTTATCTAATGCCAAATAAGAGATATTAATTTGGTcaccttttttaattggaaataatgatttaaatgtcATATCACTACCATCTCTAACCGATTCACAATTTGGTATACATGAATGATTAAAATAACTACTACTTGGTGATACTGCCATACCAATACATTTATCATTCTTTGTCCAAATTCCAAATTGATTACATCTaactttttgaattaatggtctaattaatttaattaattcttcaatattattattattattattattattattattattattattattattattattattattattattattattattattattattattattatcattactattattatttattgttaattttaatatatttataatatattcaataatattatcaatatattcTTTTGCTACACTATTTGTTTCTtcatttatatcattttctACTAAATCTAATACACCATCCAATGTATCTTTTATaaaatcttcttcatcatcttgttgattatttattattattgatgaattgaatttattatttaataatttatcttgATAATATCTTGAGAGTAAACCAAGTATTATTCTGATTTCAGAGTATGAATCGAAATCGAgttttgaattttgaattaattttggtgATTTTATATTGTTGAAAAATGCACATTCATAATGTTGATGTTTTGCTTGATTATCTTGTTTACATTTTTCACTACAATACCAAACTTCATTACATCCAAAACATCTTGGTACTTGTTGAGGTGATGGTGATTTAATTAACTTTATACAATTGTAACAactattctttttaaaatcttcacATGTAACTGCAAAATATGATTTACATTTTAATATACTCTCTCCAATGTCAATATCTCTATTTGCTATAATATACCTTCCCTCTAACTCTGAATTCGATAATTTTAATCCATCAAAAGatttaaacatttattttattattttttattttattttatttttgaaaaaaaaaaaaataaaattaatttttatttttttttttattttttttttattttttttttgatcaaaaaaaatttttggaaaaatgGGAAAAAtgtgtttttgattttcaaaaaaaaaaaaaaaaaaaaaaaaaaaaaaaaaaaaaaaaaaaagaaaaaaaaaaaaaaaatagaattgcCCCATCTTTcaagatatttaaaatttgatggACAAGTgggaagaaaaaaaaaattaaaaaaaaataaaaatgataataaaaaaaaaaaaaaaatttggaattgAGAAATCATGGCAGacttgtcttttttttttttattttttttttttttttatttatttttgtgcagggtttttttgtaaaaccaagatattttttaaaaccattttacacaataattttttttctttttttttttttttttttatttttactattttttttttattttttttttttttaaaaaaatttatttgtttaattttatttcttttttttttattaattatcattattatttttattttttatttatttttttttttattttttttatttttttttttaattttttgaaaacttcaaaattaatttctatttttaacatttttttttttttttctgctCCCATTACCTttctaaacaatttttttttcaaaacgactccattttgattataaaattgaaaaaaataaaaaaaaatttttttaatcgaaaaaattcaaattttttatttttttttttaattttttaattttttttttttgtttaatgcATTTCCAACAACAGCATTGTCATACCACTCCAAACAAACTCATTTTAATCTTGttgtattattgttttttacttttttttcttttaaaaaaagtaaataaacttttttccAACAAAAATTTCACACatgcatttttttttttacctttatctttttgtaatttaaattaaataataataataataaaaataaaaataataattaaaataataataaaaataaaaataataataaaaatctatatgataataataataaaaatagtaaaataataataataataataataaataataataataaactaaaataaaaaaaaaaaaaaaaaaaaaaaaaaaaaaaaaaaaaaaaaaaaaaaaaaaaaaaggggtattttaataattcaaactATTCACTGTCGGCACCAACAAAGTTTTTAAGACTATTTTCAcaactttttttcttttttttttttgtccattacagacaaaaaaaaaaatttttttaaaaaaaaaaaaaagatttaaaaaattaaaaaaaaaaaaaattaaaaaaaaaaaattgatataaaaaaaaatagatataacagaaaaaaaaaaaaaaaaaaaaaaaaaaatttttgaaaaaaaccaaaaccaaaaaaataaaaaaaacaaacaataaccaaataataataatttatatattttatatataaatttaaaataaaaaaaatagatttacaatttaaaaattaaaatattactatagcaataatagtaataatttaaaaaatatgaataataatattaatagtacttataataataataataataataataataataataataataataataataataataataataataataataataataataataataataattccaaTAAAGACAATTATAATGGATATAAAACACCCAAGATCCAAAACCAAATAGTAAACCCTCAAAGTATCAACCAATAAAAACACAAACTCAATTTAGTAAACCCGATATTGCCAAAAATATTGGAGAATTGGTTGAATATTTagataaaaagaaacaatatATTGAAGGAAAAGCATCAACAACACCTTTATCAACTTCACCaacattaaattcaaaatcatcatttaataataataataataataataataacaataataataatattaataataataataataataataataataataataataataataataataataataataataataatttttcagaagatgatgaatattATAGTGatgataatcaaaataatcaaaataatcaaaataataataattgtgaaGATTcagaattaaatattgaagaatattcaaatatatttaaaaaattaaaacaagagaatagttttaatgaaattataaattttacaGAGAGGGAAATTTTGGTATTATGTGAAGTTTGTAAACATTATTTTAGTGATttcaaaaagaataaattcaataatttcgataaattattattatatttagcATTTAGTAAAGCAGGATCAAGCACAACACACATTAGTAAAATGTTTAACGTTACTCAAGTTACAATTAGTCGGGTTGTACAAAAGATACGTATTGTAATTGATCAACTTTCAAAAAGAGATTTACCATTTGATATATTTAGACCATCAGTTaatggtattaataataataataataataataataataataataataa comes from Dictyostelium discoideum AX4 chromosome 2 chromosome, whole genome shotgun sequence and encodes:
- a CDS encoding MYND-type zinc finger-containing protein — its product is MFKSFDGLKLSNSELEGRYIIANRDIDIGESILKCKSYFAVTCEDFKKNSCYNCIKLIKSPSPQQVPRCFGCNEVWYCSEKCKQDNQAKHQHYECAFFNNIKSPKLIQNSKLDFDSYSEIRIILGLLSRYYQDKLLNNKFNSSIIINNQQDDEEDFIKDTLDGVLDLVENDINEETNSVAKEYIDNIIEYIINILKLTINNNSNDNNNNNNNNNNNNNNNNNNNNNNNNNNNNNIEELIKLIRPLIQKVRCNQFGIWTKNDKCIGMAVSPSSSYFNHSCIPNCESVRDGSDMTFKSLFPIKKGDQINISYLALDKSTKRRRDYLKFGYYFHCQCPRCNSTDIDPTGKLEDSLDNWISKFYCHQKKCTGLYYSKLKLSLQSLTNIDNHEIQLSCSTCNDQLIVNSNFYLNKPNY
- a CDS encoding SET domain-containing protein, with protein sequence MFKSFNGLELKSSENEGRYLIATRDIQIGEDLLKCKSYFAVTSETLKTTSCFNCIKQLPSVIKLSLKCNQCNEIWYCNEQCKNENINKHQHYECKFYKKLKSPKLKVYPNFDIETFTEIRMIVGLLSRYYQDILLNNKFIEQQLNNNNNNNNDNEQLTNTLDDVFDLVENQVTEESNPAAKERIDSIVEFISELFNLVLLGSTTTKSIINNDDKIEMIRKINEKSRSIIHKTRCNQFGIWTKNDKCIGVAVSPSSSYFNHSCIPNCTDVRDGSNMTFKSLYPIKKGDQLTISYIELDQPIQDRKDELKYGYYFDCICPRCNGDSNSIDSMDNWISKFYCSQKKCTGLYYSKPMIPILNTLTSNHEIQLSCSNCNNINIVTPSFFNK